Proteins co-encoded in one Halococcoides cellulosivorans genomic window:
- the arsB gene encoding ACR3 family arsenite efflux transporter, with amino-acid sequence MSAVEHDHGPDCGCPDCGDPRSMDFLDKYLTVWIFGAMAIGVGLGYIAPGVTGPIQEFHLVEIGLIAMMYPPLAKVNYGQLPRVFAQWRVLGLSLIQNWLIGPTLMVGLALIFFGGIVPGLPARPDFFLGLVFIGMARCIAMVLVWNDLADGSSEYAAGLVAFNSVFQILTYGVYITVFALVLPEVLGLETLTAGIDAFEITARQVFEAIAIFLGIPFAAGIASRVVGTRTKGTEWYDESFVPTVDPLTLIALLFTVIVMFAMQGERIVGQPTDVLLIAVPLTIYFIVMFVVSFAMGHRIGADYSTTTAIGFTAASNNFELAIAVAVAVFGVGSSVAFTTVIGPLIEVPVLLSLVYVALWLQRTIDWRGHTTGQLDSTTPTSAADDTDPDTEDD; translated from the coding sequence ATGAGCGCGGTCGAGCACGACCACGGGCCCGACTGTGGCTGTCCGGACTGTGGCGACCCACGGTCGATGGATTTCCTCGACAAGTACCTCACCGTCTGGATTTTCGGCGCGATGGCGATCGGGGTCGGCCTGGGCTATATCGCCCCGGGCGTCACGGGACCCATCCAGGAGTTCCACCTCGTCGAGATCGGGTTGATCGCGATGATGTACCCGCCGCTGGCGAAGGTCAACTACGGGCAGTTGCCACGCGTGTTCGCCCAGTGGCGCGTCCTGGGCCTGAGCCTGATCCAGAACTGGCTGATCGGCCCGACGCTGATGGTGGGGCTCGCACTGATCTTCTTCGGTGGGATCGTGCCCGGACTGCCCGCGCGCCCCGACTTTTTCCTCGGGCTGGTCTTCATCGGGATGGCGCGGTGTATCGCGATGGTGCTGGTCTGGAACGACCTCGCTGATGGATCGAGCGAGTACGCCGCAGGACTGGTCGCGTTCAACAGCGTCTTCCAGATCCTGACCTACGGGGTGTACATCACCGTCTTCGCGCTCGTGTTGCCCGAAGTGCTCGGGCTGGAGACACTGACCGCGGGGATCGACGCGTTCGAGATCACGGCCAGACAGGTCTTCGAGGCGATCGCGATCTTCCTGGGGATCCCCTTCGCCGCGGGGATCGCCTCGCGGGTCGTTGGCACCCGCACGAAAGGCACCGAGTGGTACGACGAGTCGTTCGTGCCGACGGTCGATCCGCTCACGCTGATCGCGTTGCTCTTTACGGTGATCGTGATGTTCGCGATGCAGGGCGAGCGCATCGTCGGCCAGCCGACCGACGTACTGTTGATCGCCGTGCCGTTGACGATCTACTTTATCGTGATGTTCGTCGTGAGCTTCGCGATGGGCCACCGGATCGGTGCGGACTACTCCACGACGACGGCGATCGGGTTCACCGCCGCCTCGAACAACTTCGAGTTGGCCATCGCCGTCGCCGTCGCGGTGTTCGGCGTCGGATCGAGCGTCGCCTTCACGACCGTCATCGGCCCGCTGATCGAAGTGCCGGTCCTGCTATCCTTGGTCTACGTCGCGCTGTGGCTTCAGCGGACCATCGACTGGCGCGGGCACACGACTGGACAACTCGATAGCACGACACCGACGAGCGCTGCGGACGACACCGACCCCGACACGGAGGACGACTAA
- a CDS encoding arsenate-mycothiol transferase ArsC: protein MTEAADPTDTTRIAFVCVQNAGRSQMSTAFAERERAERGLEDRVEILTGGTHPADAVHDEVVAVMDERGIDLSDRTPRAVTTDELSSCDVVATMGCSTLDVSAVSDDVDVRDWALADPDGEDLDRVREIRDEIERRVGALFDELSAE, encoded by the coding sequence ATGACAGAAGCGGCTGATCCAACGGATACGACTCGAATCGCCTTCGTTTGCGTCCAGAACGCCGGTCGTTCGCAGATGTCGACGGCGTTTGCCGAACGCGAGCGCGCAGAGCGCGGCCTCGAGGATCGCGTCGAGATCCTGACCGGTGGGACTCATCCGGCCGACGCAGTCCACGACGAGGTGGTCGCCGTGATGGACGAACGCGGAATCGACCTCTCGGATCGGACGCCACGGGCGGTGACGACCGACGAACTCAGTTCGTGTGACGTCGTCGCGACGATGGGCTGTTCGACGCTCGACGTGAGCGCGGTCAGTGACGACGTGGACGTTCGGGACTGGGCCCTGGCCGATCCGGACGGCGAGGACCTCGATCGCGTCCGCGAGATCCGCGACGAGATCGAACGGCGGGTCGGCGCGCTGTTCGACGAACTCAGCGCCGAATAG
- a CDS encoding arsenite methyltransferase, whose product MSDTPSERSAENRDADAQRRLVRDRYAEVASDDGGSCCSGTGATSDDACCEDTTGTDSERLGYSPEDIAAVTDGADLGLGCGNPKAIADLSAGERVLDLGSGAGFDCFLAAREVGPEGQVIGVDMTPEMVEKARANAEDTDGENVAFRLGEIEHLPVADASVDVVISNCVINLSPAKDQVFAEAFRALAPGGRLAVSDVVKTAPLPEDIASDPDSLAACVAGASTVETVEDLLADAGFVDIRVEPNADSAAFISEWDDDHDPSEYIRSATIEARKPTR is encoded by the coding sequence ATGAGTGACACACCGTCGGAGCGATCGGCCGAGAATCGTGATGCAGACGCCCAGCGCCGTCTCGTCCGGGACCGCTACGCCGAGGTCGCGAGCGACGACGGTGGGTCCTGCTGTTCGGGGACGGGGGCGACGAGCGACGACGCGTGCTGTGAGGACACGACTGGCACGGACAGCGAACGACTCGGGTATTCCCCCGAAGACATCGCGGCGGTCACGGACGGTGCGGATCTCGGTCTCGGCTGTGGGAACCCGAAAGCGATCGCGGATCTGTCGGCGGGCGAGCGGGTGCTCGACCTGGGCTCGGGGGCGGGCTTCGACTGCTTTCTCGCCGCCCGGGAAGTCGGGCCGGAGGGCCAGGTCATCGGCGTCGACATGACTCCCGAGATGGTCGAGAAAGCCCGGGCCAACGCCGAAGACACCGACGGGGAGAACGTCGCATTCCGACTGGGCGAGATCGAGCACCTACCGGTGGCTGACGCGAGCGTCGACGTCGTTATCTCGAACTGTGTGATCAATCTCTCGCCGGCCAAAGACCAGGTGTTCGCGGAGGCGTTTCGCGCACTTGCCCCCGGCGGTCGACTTGCCGTCTCCGATGTGGTGAAGACCGCGCCGCTGCCCGAGGACATCGCCTCTGATCCGGATTCGCTGGCGGCCTGTGTCGCCGGGGCCTCGACCGTCGAAACCGTCGAGGACCTGCTCGCGGACGCTGGATTCGTCGATATTCGGGTCGAGCCGAACGCGGACAGTGCGGCCTTTATCAGCGAGTGGGACGACGACCACGATCCGAGCGAGTATATCCGTTCTGCGACGATCGAGGCGCGGAAACCGACGCGCTGA
- a CDS encoding ArsR/SmtB family transcription factor, whose amino-acid sequence MSSETSEAGVRPDDADTGGEACCTTVPAVDTDTIDADVQMLSALGNDTRYELVRRIRAADGDVCVCDLESAVGISQSGVSQALSRLSAAGLLTRRKEGSWRYYGVTDDAEQLLDCLDALRHQ is encoded by the coding sequence ATGAGTTCCGAAACGAGCGAGGCTGGGGTCCGCCCCGACGATGCCGATACAGGCGGCGAGGCGTGTTGTACGACCGTTCCTGCGGTCGATACGGACACGATCGACGCAGACGTCCAGATGCTCTCGGCACTGGGCAACGACACGCGGTACGAACTCGTCCGTCGCATTCGCGCGGCCGACGGCGACGTGTGTGTCTGCGATCTCGAATCGGCGGTCGGGATCTCTCAGAGCGGGGTCAGCCAGGCACTCTCACGATTGTCCGCGGCCGGACTTCTCACCCGTCGAAAGGAGGGGTCCTGGCGATACTACGGTGTGACTGACGACGCCGAACAGCTTCTCGACTGCCTCGACGCACTTCGACATCAATGA
- a CDS encoding permease, whose product MTAVELLVQVLRAGVDETLSYLTLHVVTCLVPAFFIAGGISAILSDHFVTKYLSADAPKLHAYTLASVSGIALAVCSCTILPMFAGLYKKGAGIGPATAFLFSGPAINVLAVVFTASALSLPLGGARAFFAVTMAGAIGLTMAAVFGEPEGESPDGRPVATDGGVVTERDRPLWVTGGFFGSQVAILLIAATGLLTWTVKAPLLAPLFAVLGYLLWTQFDRSEIDAWLEETWFFTKTIFPLLIAGTFVIGIIGAIAAIAQGMGPLATVTTDAGETFAAHQVAPGLLTQGIFGETTVLSTALGAVIGAILYMPTLLEVPIIGSLFGYTNGLMADGPALALLLAGPSLSLPNMLVIWKTIGTKRTALYVALVASAATIAGLIWGLIIAPI is encoded by the coding sequence GTGACCGCAGTCGAACTACTCGTCCAAGTACTCCGGGCAGGTGTCGACGAGACGCTGTCCTACCTGACGTTGCACGTCGTCACGTGCCTGGTGCCGGCCTTCTTCATCGCGGGAGGGATCTCAGCGATCCTCTCGGATCACTTCGTGACCAAGTACCTCAGCGCGGACGCCCCGAAACTCCACGCCTACACGCTCGCGTCGGTGTCGGGCATCGCGCTCGCGGTGTGTAGCTGTACGATCCTCCCGATGTTCGCCGGCCTGTACAAGAAGGGTGCGGGAATCGGCCCCGCGACGGCCTTCCTGTTCTCGGGGCCGGCGATCAACGTGCTGGCCGTCGTGTTCACCGCGAGTGCACTGAGTCTCCCGCTCGGTGGGGCAAGGGCCTTTTTCGCCGTGACGATGGCCGGTGCGATTGGCCTGACGATGGCCGCGGTCTTCGGGGAACCCGAAGGCGAGAGTCCGGACGGACGGCCCGTCGCCACCGACGGGGGAGTCGTCACCGAACGCGACCGGCCGCTCTGGGTGACGGGCGGCTTTTTCGGCAGCCAGGTCGCGATCCTATTGATCGCCGCGACGGGACTGCTGACCTGGACGGTCAAAGCGCCGCTGCTCGCGCCGCTGTTCGCTGTCCTCGGATACTTGCTCTGGACCCAGTTCGATCGGAGCGAGATCGACGCGTGGCTCGAAGAGACGTGGTTTTTCACGAAGACGATCTTCCCACTGCTGATCGCCGGAACCTTCGTGATCGGGATCATCGGTGCGATCGCGGCGATCGCCCAGGGGATGGGGCCCCTGGCGACGGTCACGACCGACGCTGGCGAGACGTTCGCGGCCCACCAGGTCGCGCCGGGCCTACTCACTCAGGGGATCTTCGGTGAGACGACCGTCCTCTCGACCGCGCTCGGGGCGGTCATCGGCGCAATCCTCTACATGCCGACGCTGCTCGAAGTGCCGATCATCGGCTCGCTGTTCGGGTACACCAACGGCCTGATGGCCGACGGGCCCGCACTCGCACTCCTGCTCGCGGGCCCGTCGCTGTCGCTCCCGAACATGCTGGTGATCTGGAAGACCATCGGCACGAAACGGACGGCGCTGTACGTCGCGCTCGTCGCCAGCGCGGCCACGATTGCAGGCCTAATCTGGGGCCTGATCATCGCCCCCATTTGA
- a CDS encoding thioredoxin family protein, with translation MNIEVIGPGCPRCQKTATRVEQAIERLDRDASIEKVEDQMAIIDRGVMHTPAVAVDGEIEIEGEIPAVDELVEVFQSA, from the coding sequence ATGAACATCGAAGTCATCGGCCCCGGGTGTCCCCGGTGCCAGAAAACCGCGACGCGTGTCGAACAGGCAATCGAGCGACTCGATCGTGACGCCTCGATCGAGAAAGTCGAGGATCAGATGGCCATCATCGACCGTGGCGTGATGCACACGCCCGCCGTCGCCGTCGACGGTGAAATCGAAATCGAAGGCGAGATTCCCGCCGTCGACGAGTTGGTCGAGGTGTTCCAGTCGGCGTAG
- a CDS encoding pyridoxal phosphate-dependent aminotransferase codes for MSRFATRVEQVSISGIREVFEAASEDSINLGLGQPDFPAPDHVHEAASDAIRAGEADAYTSNKGRPELREAIADYHDREHDLAVDPENLIVTAGGSEALYLAIAAHVDPGEEVLIPDPGFVSYEALTRLADATPRTVPVRDDLSLDPAAVEDAITPETAMFVVNSPANPTGAVQSEADMQAFARIADEHDIVCLTDEVYERIRYGVDHHSPMADGENVVMVNACSKTYSMTGWRLGWVAADHDRIERMLRAHQYVQACASAPAQFAAEAALTGTQDAVDEMVAAFERRRDVVLDGLSDMGLRTPTPEGAFYAMPEVPEGWVEAVLERDVIVVPGEAFGPSGAGHARISYATDVESIKEALEAMRAATEAVR; via the coding sequence ATGTCCAGATTCGCGACCCGCGTCGAGCAGGTGTCGATCTCGGGGATTCGTGAGGTGTTCGAGGCCGCCAGCGAGGACTCGATCAACCTCGGACTCGGTCAGCCAGACTTCCCGGCGCCCGATCACGTCCACGAGGCCGCCAGCGACGCGATTCGAGCGGGCGAGGCCGACGCCTACACCTCGAACAAGGGCCGGCCCGAACTCCGCGAGGCGATCGCCGACTATCACGACCGTGAACACGATCTCGCGGTCGACCCCGAGAATCTCATCGTCACTGCCGGGGGGTCGGAAGCACTCTATCTCGCGATCGCCGCGCACGTCGACCCGGGCGAGGAGGTGCTGATCCCCGATCCGGGATTCGTCTCCTACGAAGCGTTGACGCGACTCGCGGACGCCACGCCCCGAACGGTCCCCGTCCGGGACGACCTCTCGCTCGACCCCGCCGCCGTCGAGGATGCGATCACCCCGGAGACGGCGATGTTCGTCGTCAACAGCCCCGCGAACCCGACGGGAGCGGTCCAGAGCGAGGCCGATATGCAGGCATTCGCCCGGATCGCAGACGAACACGATATTGTCTGTCTCACCGACGAGGTCTACGAGCGCATCCGCTACGGCGTCGATCACCACTCACCGATGGCGGACGGCGAGAACGTCGTGATGGTCAACGCCTGTTCGAAAACGTACTCGATGACGGGGTGGCGACTCGGGTGGGTCGCCGCAGACCACGACCGTATCGAGCGCATGCTTCGTGCCCACCAGTACGTCCAGGCGTGTGCGAGTGCGCCCGCCCAGTTCGCCGCCGAGGCGGCGCTGACCGGGACTCAGGACGCCGTCGACGAGATGGTCGCGGCGTTCGAACGCCGTCGTGACGTCGTCCTCGATGGGCTCTCGGATATGGGGTTGCGCACACCGACGCCCGAGGGGGCGTTCTACGCGATGCCAGAAGTCCCCGAGGGCTGGGTCGAGGCCGTCCTCGAACGCGACGTGATCGTCGTGCCCGGCGAGGCGTTCGGGCCGAGCGGCGCGGGCCACGCGCGCATCTCGTATGCGACCGACGTCGAGTCGATCAAAGAGGCACTCGAAGCGATGCGGGCCGCGACCGAGGCCGTCCGCTGA